The Terriglobales bacterium genomic interval GCGGCAGGCCTGGTGGAAGCCGTGTTCGGCGGCCCTCTGGACATTGGCCCCGGTGTCCACCAGCCCGCGAGTCACGATCTTCGGGGCGCCGTTGCCGTTGTCGCGCATGATGACCGACTTGGTCTGGGTGGAGCCGACGTCCACCCCGGCGGCATATCTCATCGGGCCTCCTGGTGCGAACGGGTGAGGTGCTGGTGCTCCATCGCCTCAAAGTAGGCATCAATGCGGTTCCTGGTCTGGGCCTCGGCGAAGTAGCGCGGGTCTTCCAGGTCGGACTCCAGATAGAGCGTGGGAATGCCCAGCGTCTTGGTGAAATAGTCGCGCATGTCGCCCTGGCCGGCGGAGAACAGCCGGCAGCTTTTCACGAAGTGGATGATCAGCCCGTCGGCGTTCCACTCCTCGATGTAGCGGCGGATCTGCTCGTAGCGCTGCAGGTAATTGCGGTTGGTGACGTTCTGGGCCAGCATGTGCAGGGCCACCGCCTCGAAAGGTTGTTCCGGATCGTGGCGCGCGCCGAACTCCCACAAGCCGCCGACGGTGGAGTAGGTCGAGGCCACGGCGCAGGCCTTCCATTTGGCGAACATGTCGCGGAAGGTGCGGAAATACGGGTAGGGCGGCGGCCCCTCGATCACCACCCGGAACTTCTCGCGGTCGAAGAGTCCCTGCTGCTGCGCCGCCTTCTCCTGCATCTCCTTGAGCGCGACCTCGAAGAATTCCACTCCCTCGGGGGTTGCGCGGTAGACGTAGAGCGGCCCCATCAGGGTGATGGCGTCGAAGTAGGCGTCGAAGGGGGAGGGTGCGCGCTTGGCCAGGTGCTTGATCTCGGACCACAGCTCCTCCACCCGGCTGGAGCAGCGCACCGCCTGGCGGAAGCGGTCGAGATCGAACTTTCGTCCAGTGATCTCCTCGAGCCGTGTCACCACCTCCTGGAGCTGGCGGACCACGTAGTCGATATCGGCGCGGGAGGGCTCGTCGGTCCGCAGGAAGGGGACGTCGAGCATGTACAGCGGCGCGCCCTGCAATTCCGCCACGTGCTCGAACCACTTGATGTAGGTGTTGCAGCCGACAAAATTGCACAGCACCAGCGAGGGCACGGGGAGTTTGCCCTCGGCGGGGGTGAGCCCCTTCAGCCAGGCGCCGATGTCGGCTTTCACGTAGGCGCAGTTGTCGGCGGCGTAGCCCAGCTCTTCGGCGACCAGGATGGGCTCCAGCGACTGGTGCCGGATGGCCATCTGCAAGGCGTTGATCTCGGGATAAAGCGGTACTGC includes:
- a CDS encoding 2-hydroxyacyl-CoA dehydratase family protein, with the translated sequence MTQARSEYRGQIHQRQKELMLKWYERLDQAARTGTPPTAAMMISGNCVELLEGFGAVPLYPEINALQMAIRHQSLEPILVAEELGYAADNCAYVKADIGAWLKGLTPAEGKLPVPSLVLCNFVGCNTYIKWFEHVAELQGAPLYMLDVPFLRTDEPSRADIDYVVRQLQEVVTRLEEITGRKFDLDRFRQAVRCSSRVEELWSEIKHLAKRAPSPFDAYFDAITLMGPLYVYRATPEGVEFFEVALKEMQEKAAQQQGLFDREKFRVVIEGPPPYPYFRTFRDMFAKWKACAVASTYSTVGGLWEFGARHDPEQPFEAVALHMLAQNVTNRNYLQRYEQIRRYIEEWNADGLIIHFVKSCRLFSAGQGDMRDYFTKTLGIPTLYLESDLEDPRYFAEAQTRNRIDAYFEAMEHQHLTRSHQEAR